In the Anolis sagrei isolate rAnoSag1 chromosome 1, rAnoSag1.mat, whole genome shotgun sequence genome, aattaggccgaatttgaggtctccttttcccgcatctcctccttcccaccacgacctctatggggggcCCTCGGCTCgcggaacacctccccccctccatgccgctgcCCAAAACCAAGGTCTTAGTTTCTGTATTGCTaattgtttggtttgttggcccttgccaactcccttgtttccctttctccccccctccccacttcattgttgttcacaggctccagcccacttcctcccttgccccttccactgGTCAGtaataacagggacagtacaaatagggggatggggaaccacatggataataatagaatcagaTGATGATCCGCGTTCCAGCCACAGCAGTTGGGCAGTTCATAAAGTGCGGggtcttaaagtgcaacacagtCAGCAACACAACTCAGTCACAGCGCCACTACGTGCCGTTGGGTAAATTATAAAGTGCAAAGATCTTAAAGTGCAGCAATACCCGAGTCTCGCTCTCAACGCtaactaaagtgcggcatagagggttGGGAAGGAGGATATAAGTGCTAGTGCAATTAGCAGCAGTTAGGCAGGCGCCTTAAGTGTTGTATTGTGTTCTTATATCAAATTAGCAGCAAACGGTAGTCAAGGAACGTACTATGTTGGCAATATGTAAACACACTATTAAGAGAATAAGGTTATTATGATTCAAGATGTAACTCTAGACGGTTGATGTAAAAACGCGGATAAGTCTTCTGTCTTCCGGAGGTGGTTAACACGGTGGTGGTCAGCACAAGTTGGTCTATCACAGTATCGGTTAACGCCAGAAAGAGGTCAGCACAAAAGGTCTACACAGTATCAGTCAGCACAGAGAGACATGAAGTCCTGATTTCAATGTTAATGTCTCTGTAGATAAAATCCAGGTCACTCAGTCAGGGACAGTCAGTTCAAAATCATGGGAGCCCAGCTTCTTGGCCCCGTGAAGAACAAGCCGGCAGCCAGTAGTCAGGTCCCACGTTGTTCTTGGCTGTCCAGAAGAGATGATGGAGATGTTAATGGGAAGAGATGgtacaataaaggcaataactgggtttccactggctgtcaacacaatattccaagttgTGTGCGATGATGTAACTTGCACCGCTCGACTCGGCCAGAGAGGGCAGTGTGGAATAAATAGCTAGATCTTAAGTCTGAGGGCACTGATGGCAAAGCAGCAAAAACGCTGAGTCATGAAAGTAGGAAAAAATGAGACGacattctagagcaggcatgagcaaacaaaagctctcaaggtgttttggatttcaactcccacaactcccagtaggctgttaagaattgtgggagttgaagtccaaaacacctggagggcccaagtttgctcatgtctgctcTAGAACATTCTGACCAAAATCTAGAACTtataccaggcatcctcaaactgcggccctccagctgttttggccttcaactcccagaatgcctgacAATTGAACAGGCTcattagggattctgggagttggaggcccaaaaagctggagggccgcagtttgaggatgcctggcttATACACCATTTTGACCTTCCACTATGTTTGCTGTGTCTTCTCCAATAAAAAAGGGTATACAAGGGTTCTGTCTGCATGGCAGACAGAACTTTGAACTAAAATGATCTTTGGACTTGGTGTATAATCTGAAAAGAAATTTATTTTTTCATGTGTTGGAAGGCTAAGCATTTATATAATCCATTGGTTTTTATTTACATTACGACTTTTTTTTCAGAAAGGAATTTATGATGAAGCATTAAGCAGTTTCTTTCGAAACGTGAACAGTAGGTAAGTTTGGTTTTCATCAACAAATTCTGCTACAGTAACCTTTGCAAAGCTGTAGTGTGAATAATGCTGTACATTGTTCTGTATCTTCTCCTGTGATGTATTAATCTGTTATGCCCTAACTACTATTAAGTCAGAGAGCACATACATTTGTCGGGCCTACTGAGAAGTATGGCATGTAGTTGAAAGGTGTTAGTTCCCAGAAAATAGGTAGTATTTTTATGTTGCACTGATGCTTGGTTATTATGTTGGAGCCAGAATCAGTTTTCATTCTAAGTCTTCCATTAGATTAGGGGAATGTCTTAGTACAGATGTAGAAGATCATGCCATCTTTCCATTTTGACTTTAACAAATTCCCAAACTTGTGTGTGACTTGCAGAGGACTGCTATACCACCTTGAATTGCTGATGGGTTgcatcagaaggaaattaaaaacatggatatgggaccaggcctttgggtaatctggcagacagacaaaggacattgacgactagaattggataggattatgacaatgcggaatgaatttacggacctTGAGCTTGGCAAACATTGATCATTAGATTGCTTTTATTAGTTAtaatgtataactggattgttttaattgttgctgaTATATATTTTAGCTTATTATCtgtattgttggcatcgaattgtgccttttgtaagccgccgtgagtccccccccccccttcggggggttgagaagggcagggtagaaatgcacaaaataaatgaaaaataaatgtgtgtgtaatCATAGGTTTACTTGTTATGTTGTGCTGGAGAAAAAAGTGGTTTTTCTGTTTGTAACAGATGATAAAATAAGGCTCAGAGTTCTCTACAGTGCATTCTAACAAAATTACACAGTGTATCCTGAGATCCAGTTAATGATTTGTCCGTATGTAGGATCCCGACCTCCACACCCATGTCCCTGCTCCCACCAAGCTTTTCTGACAATGAACGGAAATagtatttccatgttttcaatctATTTTTCGATTTATAATTTAATGTTAAACTTAACAGAAAAGGTCAATATCGTGACATTTTATGTGTGGTTCTTATCCATTATTTTTCATTAATTTAACTTCTTCCCTTTGTAGAACAGATGGTGATGGTGCTGACATGTGTAGAGGAAAAATATGTTCCTTAAAAGCCCGGGTAAGGAGAAAATCTATAATTATGTTGACCCTTATACTTTTTATTTGCCTGTGATATGTCTCTTAAAATTTTAGgtttcattttaaaaactcagCCTATCTCCCATTTAAAGGGATATTTATAGAAGCTGAATGTAGAGTTTCTGGACTGTAGAGCAAATATAGCTTGGAAACTGCTAATTTAGGAATGCAGTTCATGAGCACAGTGATACGTTTCTttgtaatgcaatattccttctgaacattaggttagggttagggtttcctTTGCGCTTGTATAGCACCATTCAGCACTTTAAGTGCAAACCTCAGTACAACTTCTGCATCTGTTGACAAAGAtgaaaatgcaaaaacaaaaatactatAATCATTTAAAACAAGACATCTCAAAAAAGTCAGATTCACTTGAGTGGAGAATAATACACTATAATTTTTAAATTTGATCCCAAGTGGATGTGTTAATATCAATGAGACTTGAATTACTGATTGCTAATTTAAGTtgcccccctggtggcgcagtgggttaaaccgctgaactgctgaacttgctgaccaaaaggatggtgattcaaatctggggagcggagtcaGCTCAATTTCTCCCAAactagacccagcttctgccaaccttgcagttcgaaaacatgcagatatgaatagatcaataggtaccggttCTATGGgaatgtaacggcgctccatgcagtcattctggccacatgaccttggagatgtctacggacaacgctggctcttcggcttagaaatggagatgatcaccacgccccagagtcagacatgatttgacttaatttcaggggtaacctttacctttaatttaaATTGACTGCGTACGAGTCTATGTGGTTTAGTGATTTAAgattcaaatgcctgcttgagGTATTAGCTCACTGTGCAACCTTGGGccaatcacattctctcagacaAAGGGAAAAGCAAACAAGATTTGATAGGTTGCtttagggtctccataaattgAAAACTATTTAAAGGCATGCAACAGTTACAACTTAAATATGGATCCTCTCTGACTAAATTTGGACTCTACCCAATGATTTTCAATAATGTATATTTTAACAGAAAAGGGAATTAAGGAAATGGGTTACAAGCCCAAGCAATGCAATAGTGTTGTAGATCCCTTAATGACAGATACCTCTTTCAGCGTTGAAGGGGAACTAAAAATATTCACACATGTTTCTCATTCAAGTAAGAACTATGCTCAGACAGACTGTTAGACTGACATTTTTTACCTAAACCCAGTTATTATATCCACACTTTCTGAATGCAGTTAATGAAAGCATCATTGTGTTCAAATTAGGCAAATCCAGTGTCCTCCTTCCTGCAGAACAGCTAACAGATGCAACTTCTACATTTAAAATGTCGCCATAACCTAGTAAAGAAAAAGCAAACACTATTCTGTTTTGCATTAGCATTGATTGAACAGCCCCATTTAATTTAATGTACATTTAGCTGCTGCTAAAGTACTTTTGGCATGAATGCCATTATTTAGCACTGTGAAGGCTAATCAGAGACACTTCAAAGAACAAAGATGAGAAAGCATGTTGGATGAGAAAAGATTGAAAATAACTGTTACACATAGCATTCACGAAAAGATTAGTGAGCATAGCAGTATTCATCCTAATTTTATTTGGAAGAAGTTTTTTGTCAGTATAAAAATGACACTTTAGTTTTTGTATTGCATATATGCATTAAATGTTGAGCATAAAAATTAGGACATGTTTTTTTTCTGGAGTTGGCTTTGTTTTCAGTGGCTCAGTGAAAATCATTTTATGtcctattttaatttttatgtagcATTTTATAAACAAGTAATCTGTGTGAgtcttaaattatttttatttcacccTAGGCCTTGCTGATTGACATGGAAGAGGGTGTTGTCAATGAAATTCTGCAGGGGCCTTTGAGAGATCTCTTTGATAGTAAGCAGCTGATCACAGATGTTTCTGGCTCAGGAAACAACTGGTAAGGATAAAATTCTATTTCACCAACTCTTCATATAGGAATGTCTTAGAGAAAATTAAAAGAAACTAAAAGTGTGATATATGCCTTTTGTCTTTTTCATCCCTTTAGAATAAATGAGCACATTGAACTTAAATCCCGATTTAGTTGCAGCTTGAGTAGGCCCAATGAAATCATTTGAACTATGTAAATGATTATTCTAATTCATTTCAATGAGCCTTCTGTAGATAGCTGTACAATTGGGTATGGCCCATTAAAATAGCATTTAGTTATTGTTACCATGAAGAGAacctttaaagttcaaactaacAAATCAAAACATGAGCATAGCACTCTTTCTGGCTTAAGGGTATTCAGATTGGGCTATTTTAAAAATTGGCTGATGATGTTTTAGttcattatgtattttatgtattgatgtatatttgtgtatttgtgtgttaaattttgtatgctgctttcaatcccacccatgggagaaaactGGGATAAAAATGAACAACGATTAACTTGCATTTATTCATACATACATGTTCATGAATAGATGTGTTATATAAAGTCATCCCTCCACTTTTGCAGGTGTGAGGGGTGCAGTTCCATCATGAAAGTGGAAAACCCATACACCTGGCTTCTCTTCCGTTTGCAACATGTTTCTATTTGCCTGGTACTCCTCTTCCTTTGTTGAGTAGAACAGAGTTTTGCAGAAGCACAGGAAGAAGAGAATCCAGCTCCACATAGTAAGGGTAGGGATGTGAGGCTGGATCCTCATCTTACATGCATGATGTAAATCTCCATTTCAcccagaaaggaagggagaaagcgaGCAGAGCAGAACAGAGACTCACAACAAGCAGGACAAAGAGGAGGAACAGGCCACACATCATCCTTGACTGGGTGAATCTGATTCTTCTTCAAAACAACAGGCGTGAAACCAGTAAAAATGGAGAACTGACTGTATTAATATTTACTATTAAGTCTATGTATgtcatttactgtatttcaagATGCAAATCCTTCTAAGGTGACTAATTGCTGACAtaacacatatttttaaaaccacAATAAATGGTATTAGCATATAACTGGTAATCATGATCTTTCTCAAAGGACAGCTGGTAGACGATGGCTCTGGGGATTTAGAAGGTCCAGTTGGAAAAAGAGCAAGAGCCTCTTGTTGACTTTGCCTGTCTGCTTCTCTCTCCTGGAATCTTTCCCACAAGGCAGTTGGTGGGAAACAGCCCTTTTGGGAGTGGGGGAAGGAAGAGTCCAGCTGATCCAGGGTCCGATGTCAGTCATCTGCTCTTAATGCTGCTTCTTTAGTTTAAACAGTAATCTAATGAGAGATATCAACAGCTGACCAAAGAAAAATGGATATGGAGCTTTCAGTTAAAGAAATCAAGCTGAACTTAATTTTCAAAATGCTTTTAAGTGGCTTGATAATGAAAAGGGAAGTTGTGAACAAGATAGATCAGACATATCAGCAAAACAGAGTGTAGTTTTAACAACTTTCTAATTATGCATCTGTAAATAAAATTGCAAGCTAGCTAAAAAACACACAGCAGGAATTAATTCCATAAAATTACATTAGGGAAAATCAGCTGAATCATggcaaatgtttatttattaataacaCAAAAGATGTCTACCTCTGGAAGGCATCATTGTGTGTACCTGGAACTACAGACTCTATATACAGACTAAAATTGCCATAAAACTAATAATGGTGCCAAAATTTATCATTACCTTAGTTGGAACATATAGATTGGATCACTTAAGAATCTTCCAATACTTCGGATCATAAATTTAGTGGAGAAAGTCCTTCACATTTCAAAATGTAAACTGAGATACTATGTGGATCTAGTTACCCCAAGTCCTACTACTAATCACTGTTCAAGCAAAGCTACTAAAGGGCAATTCAAGGCACTATAACCAAGTCCAGTGAGGCTCTGTGGCAGGCTTGCACAAAACTCCTGTggaccttcaggtgttttggacttcagctcccagaattcctgaccattggacaggcaggctaggatttctgggagttggaggcccaaacacccggagggccaggTTTTGCACTACTGCTCTATGGCCTTGATGGTGGTGCAAGGGGTCTTGTGTAACCACTGGATTTGTCACACCAAATATAGGGAACTTCTCAAATCCACATGGCTGTTGCAATAAACATTCTCAGGAAAAGTATCAAGCAAATTAAAACCCACTTTGGTCAATAAaattttgcaatacaaatataaaaacagaaagagaaatcATGCagtcctagagtttgaagagactagatgggtcatctagtcccacTCCCTACCATActtgaaaagcacaatcaaagcacccacaacagatggccatccaggccctATTTAAAAGGCTCCAAAAAGATGGGGAAGAATACTAACTCTATCTCGCGTGGCTTCACTTGGCTAGATCTGTATATTAATGTAAATTTTAAGAGGTAAATTGATAGGACAGGATACTTTTAAAATCTCCTAATTTCAGGGCAGTGGGCCACCAAATATATGGCTGCCAGTTCCGAGACCAAATTGTTGAAAAACTGAGGAAAACTGCTGAGCATTGTGACTGTCTGCAATGTTTTTTTATCATTCATTCCATGGGAGGGGGTAAGTATTGTTCCATCCTTTTAGCTTCAGCcatgaaagagaaggaaactaAACAATCATGAAAGTAGTTACCCAGAAATACAAATATGTGAAGAACATAAGTGTTTCAAATTAATAGAGAAGCACTCAGGATCATTTCATTTAGTACAaaaggaatattttttaaaaggctattaggaatggtaaCCCTAATtagttgtatatatgtatgtgccttcaatttgCCTGTCAACTTGAGGCGCTCCCATTAATGTTTTAGGCAGGGAATActcaaatattattttactaattatttcctctaaatcagtggttcccaacctttttttaaaaaaaaccagggactgctttgaccagggaccactctccaacattagtaccaatagggttacgaatcagtttttggtcaactttagattcggtttggttatttggggagctgaattagaaaattgcattggaaagtccacatcagctctagtttctgatgcagaagatAAGCCATGccgtagttgccatctgcttgcccacagaaaaccatatttaagaagccttagcactataagagggttttgcgagaccagtcgctctcgttgcagcGGTGTAAtaacggtgaggctgcggaccatattttagttcttgctgaccactggtggtccacggaccacaggtttggaatcactgctctaaataGATCCTACAGCACCTTGTATTCAGTGACAGTTTTTCATGCAGGTATTAACCAGAAATGAccatgcttagctttcaagatcatatGGGTTGGAATgcctttagagcagtgattctcatgcTTTGATCCTGAATATTCCAAACAGTTGCAGCCATTTCCCCTCATGCACTTTccactcattttttttaaatcctgccTTAGCCAACTGAGTTTTGCCTTTCTCTTACCTTCTTTGTGGATTTTagtcttttaaatgtattttcaaCAGTTGAGACAGGACTCAACAAAGGTTGGTCATGGCTTCAGATTtaataaacaagaaaagaaagaataaagtgAACAGCATTTCAGACAATGGCCACTTGCTTTCTGAGAAGAGGCAACCGGCAGAAGCATTTGTTTTATTAAGCTCCTCCAAGACCTTGAGTCTGCAGGTAACAGAGGATGAGAAATATAATATGGCTAATATAAACATCCATTTGAGCAATAGGTCTCTGAGCGGTTTGGAATATTTAGAGATTCCTGACTCACTCAGGGATTAACCCATGTCTACTGGATTATTCCTTCAGCCTCCATTCGCATTCCCTACTGGCTCCTCCATTATGATTCTAGAACAGGGGGTGCCTTTCCCTTCACTTTGGTCTGCTccttttatttgtggttttacaAAGACTAAATAACAAGTATTAAGACATAGTCATTCAGATTCTTTCTTTCCTAGTGTCTCTTTCAGAATAATAAAAGAATACTCCTCTAATGAGAAACAGTCATTGTACATGAAAGCCTAGAATAGAAACATATCAGCATGAGGAacataattaaaaattttaatttttacaatgTATAAGGAATCAAAAGTAGCAAGGGAAAATAGAAGAAATTGGGTTCTTATCTTTGTAACTTTTTTCCATCTTCTAGGAACGGGATCTGGGCTTGGTACATTTATACTAAAAGTGCTTGAGGAAGAATTTCCAGAGGTATATAGATTTGTTACTTCAGTTTATCCATCTCGTGAAGATGATGTCATTACATCTCCTTATAACAGCGTGTTGGCTATGAAAGAGCTCACTGACCATGCAGACTGTGTATTGCCAATTGAAAATGAAGTAAGTATCTGTAGTGTCATGAAAATGAAGTATAGGGAGTATAGTTCTGCAGTGTTGCTTTCATGCTGTGATaagatttattattgttgttgttatttatcccccgcttttctctccaaaaaagaTTTACTAAAGAAATGTTTTAGTAAAGGTTAAAATGACTACATACTCTGAGTTATTGTCAGTTAAAATATTGGTTTCAAGTGAGCAATTTACATTTTTTAATAAACAAAAGATAAATCTTGACTGAAAAGATGTGCATCATTCTTGAGTCCCACTTAGACAATTATTTGAAGTATAAATAAAAAGTGATTCGTTcagtttattcgttcagttgcttcagaCCTCATGGACCAAGCTATGCCAGAGCTTTCTGTGAGCTACTTCACTTAATAATGGAGCAAGGAGGATGTTTCATgatatgtttttttaaacagagaaagcgtaaaatgtaacacatttttaATACTGAAAACCACAAATAACAGAGAATCTTAAAGTAGGCATGGACAACagccctctgggtattttgggtttcaactcccacaattcctaacacccagtaagctggctgggatttctgggagttgaagtccaaaatatctggaaggccaaCGTTTGCCCACACCTGTCTTAGAGACTGCCGAAATACCCCCAGTGATCTTATTGTAGCTTTTTTTCTGAAGAGACATACATAGAATTGTACAGCAAGTAGTTTACTTTACACATTGGATTTCTTACAAGATTTTTCATTTTCCATCTAAGTCTTTATTTGATATAGTTAGCAAAATTAATCAGATGACCAACTGTGGAAAGCTAGGATCAACTGTAAAGCAAACCAGCTTGATAACTTCAAGTGCAGGTGGAATAAAACATAATCGGGAGAAACCATTTGATGCCATGAATAATATTGTGGCAAATTTGTTGTTAAACTTGACAAGGTAAGATTTTGACATTTCTATtcctaaaataaataattattatacttTTTAAACATCTTGTTGAAAATAGCCTTGGAAATTTTCCAAATCAATCATAGTAGTTGTTTCATTTGAAGACAGAAGATGCTAATTTCACAGGATGGGATGTGTCAACAAAAGGAGGAGAAGGTTTAAccttatggcaagcatcctcaaactgcggccctccagctgtttaggccttcaactcctagaattcctgacaattgaacaagcttgttagggcttctgggagttggaggcccaaacagccggagggccacagtttgaagatgcccGCCTTATTGCATGCATTTTGTGCACTCACCAAAACAGGTGGTTAGGAGCCTCTCTAGGCCAAGTACCTTTATCAATCCCAAAATATTAGTGACAATTATAGAAAATTGTATGACTTACTAGTATGagttaaatattcaaaataataaaGAGTTATTATTTTCATCTGCTTTTTTCAATGACCAAGAATTTAAtcagtatctttttaaaaaatcttgttttaCCTGCATCATCTTCAGCTCTGCAAGGTTTGAAGGCTCACTTAATATGGATCTTAATGAAATCAGCATGAATTTGGTTCCATTTCCAAAACTTCATTATCTGGTT is a window encoding:
- the TUBE1 gene encoding tubulin epsilon chain isoform X1 — protein: MTQSVVVQVGQCGNQIGCRFWDLALREHSAVNKKGIYDEALSSFFRNVNSRTDGDGADMCRGKICSLKARALLIDMEEGVVNEILQGPLRDLFDSKQLITDVSGSGNNWAVGHQIYGCQFRDQIVEKLRKTAEHCDCLQCFFIIHSMGGGTGSGLGTFILKVLEEEFPEVYRFVTSVYPSREDDVITSPYNSVLAMKELTDHADCVLPIENESLFDIVSKINQMTNCGKLGSTVKQTSLITSSAGGIKHNREKPFDAMNNIVANLLLNLTSSARFEGSLNMDLNEISMNLVPFPKLHYLVSSLTPLYTLADVNVPPRRLDQMFSDAFSKDHQLLRADPKHSLYLACALLVRGNVQVSDLRRNIERMKPSLRFVSWNQEGWKTGLCSVPPVGHSHSLLALANNTCVKPTFIELRERFMMLYKKKAHLHHYLHVDGMEQSNFSEALSSLTDLIEEYNQLDASNCGPAIDPPRLEIAL
- the TUBE1 gene encoding tubulin epsilon chain isoform X2, with product MCRGKICSLKARALLIDMEEGVVNEILQGPLRDLFDSKQLITDVSGSGNNWAVGHQIYGCQFRDQIVEKLRKTAEHCDCLQCFFIIHSMGGGTGSGLGTFILKVLEEEFPEVYRFVTSVYPSREDDVITSPYNSVLAMKELTDHADCVLPIENESLFDIVSKINQMTNCGKLGSTVKQTSLITSSAGGIKHNREKPFDAMNNIVANLLLNLTSSARFEGSLNMDLNEISMNLVPFPKLHYLVSSLTPLYTLADVNVPPRRLDQMFSDAFSKDHQLLRADPKHSLYLACALLVRGNVQVSDLRRNIERMKPSLRFVSWNQEGWKTGLCSVPPVGHSHSLLALANNTCVKPTFIELRERFMMLYKKKAHLHHYLHVDGMEQSNFSEALSSLTDLIEEYNQLDASNCGPAIDPPRLEIAL